A genomic window from Yarrowia lipolytica chromosome 1D, complete sequence includes:
- a CDS encoding uncharacterized protein (Compare to YALI0D26169g, no similarity), whose product MAKPKNKNKNRVKTATSSTTSTGATKQEMAYPEGLSAEERAKYQAALLPHGTLVAGIRSSDTDEAVRQGAEEVLSLNYYCQTEDLSSKHNASITSFGFHSSVCHYSAHDLKLLGIPQFVPGCHEPGLFLAIYEEIQKRYNPTYLDERLKLNLFDVLHHSNQAIAAQFTLTIISKKEKTFGLKGTPCLRHYYEQVTSEMPWSEVKLHFVERFRFFTCKYDYLLYLDECLGEIRLQWGKHRRFFNHVRGWLNAVEAVQPFDETDRADVLKAIFLLVPYDRQYFCMPEDIDTSDAPYEKRVADCLDAYEARCDYLMKEFDKEIYDKRLAENKKPRPVKTIELGEMEQCNDSSCPGSTDVIIDEVATGCPQHEMDDYVAGETSDGAIVCASLTRAIRNPTKLDLDAPHCHVHIGFSADAPALKALVSTGTFACCIKKSVVENLGLGDQVTKLKSAEYIPSGGGPLRFESVLNLPLWFPSGHLKINRFVIVDGLPVPMIIGSDFVHYHDAMVTLRGYSLSSDAPSCPSYMRVLPSEDGEPNKGTFTTAKAAFLSSS is encoded by the coding sequence ATGGCGAAACCCAAgaataaaaacaaaaaccgCGTCAAAACAGCCACGTCATCGACAACGTCTACAGGTGCCACGAAGCAGGAAATGGCCTACCCCGAGGGTCTTTCTGCCGAGGAACGTGCCAAATATCAAGCGGCATTGCTTCCTCATGGAACCCTCGTGGCAGGCATCAGATCGAGTGACACAGACGAAGCTGTCCGACAAGGAGCCGAGGAGGTACTTTCTCTCAACTACTACTGCCAAACCGAAGATCTCTCCTCCAAGCACAATGCCTCCATAACCTCGTTTGGATTCCACAGCTCTGTTTGTCACTACAGTGCCCATGATCTCAAGCTTCTGGGCATCCCTCAGTTTGTGCCCGGATGCCACGAGCCAGGCTTATTTTTGGCCATCTATGAAGAGATTCAAAAACGATACAACCCGACATATCTTGATGAGAGACTCAAACTGAATCTGTTTGACGTCTTGCACCATTCCAACCAGGCCATTGCTGCGCAGTTCACTCTCACGATAATCagcaagaaggaaaagacGTTTGGGCTCAAGGGAACGCCATGTCTCAGACACTACTACGAGCAGGTGACGAGCGAGATGCCGTGGTCAGAAGTCAAGTTGCATTTTGTGGAGCGGTTCCGGTTCTTCACGTGCAAGTACGACTATCTTCTGTACCTGGACGAGTGCCTGGGCGAGATACGGCTGCAGTGGGGCAAACATAGACGTTTTTTCAACCACGTGAGAGGCTGGTTGAATGCAGTGGAGGCAGTCCAGCCATTTGATGAGACTGACAGAGCTGACGTGCTTAAGGCCATCTTCCTGCTAGTGCCTTACGACCGACAATACTTTTGCATGCCCGAAGATATAGATACCAGTGACGCACCATACGAAAAGAGGGTGGCCGACTGTCTGGATGCATATGAGGCTCGGTGCGATTATCTGATGAAAGAGTTTGACAAGGAGATTTATGACAAGCGGTTGGCAGAAAACAAAAAGCCGCGTCCTGTCAAGACTATAGAGCTGGGAGAAATGGAACAGTGCAATGATAGCTCCTGTCCAGGCTCCACTGATGTCATTATCGACGAGGTGGCTACGGGGTGTCCGCAGCACGAAATGGATGACTACGTGGCTGGAGAGACATCCGATGGTGCTATTGTTTGTGCGTCTCTTACTCGGGCTATTAGAAATCCCACTAAACTGGATCTCGATGCTCCCCATTGTCACGTCCACATTGGCTTTTCTGCAGACGCTCCTGCCTTGAAGGCCCTTGTATCGACTGGTACGTTTGCGTGTTGCATCAAAAAGAGCGTGGTGGAAAATCTTGGTCTGGGTGATCAGGTTACCAAACTAAAGTCAGCCGAGTACATTCCTAGCGGCGGTGGTCCTCTTAGATTCGAGTCTGTGTTGAATCTGCCACTGTGGTTCCCTTCTGGCCATCTAAAGATCAACCGCTTTGTTATTGTCGACGGTCTTCCTGTCCCTATGATCATTGGTTCCGACTTTGTGCACTACCACGATGCCATGGTGACCCTCCGAGGTTACAGTCTGAGCAGCGATGCCCCTTCGTGTCCCAGCTACATGAGAGTTCTGCCTagtgaagatggagagccCAACAAGGGCACTTTTACCACCGCCAAAGCGGCGTTCCTCAGCTCCAGTTAG
- a CDS encoding uncharacterized protein (Truncated form of YALI0D26191g, weakly similar to uniprot|Q06133 Saccharomyces cerevisiae YLR337c VRP1 verprolin) → MGMGAPAVPGMGAPAVPGMGAPAVPGMGAPAAPSAPAAASAPSAPAMAQQDMSGLFAGGMPKLKKRGGNISLTDDHSSSGNSSPPQGGAPAIPSLRKTSGAPSAPGGFAPPPPPAPPGGAPAIPGAPSVASSYRSASASSGPPPPPPRSAPAYSWRSSPASARKSQHLRRCSHFWSSSSSASRWSPRIWSSRSSYTGHFIAQASPKTCETSPGPQAQAQDPYSRLEARGPYSWAATIREPFTWSPASSHSRFCGAVSAPRTFTVSV, encoded by the coding sequence ATGGGTATGGGTGCTCCTGCTGTGCCTGGAATGGGAGCCCCGGCCGTTCCAGGCATGGGAGCACCAGCAGTTCCTGGTATGggagctcctgctgctccttcgGCGCCTGCAGCTGCGTCTGCCCCTTCAGCCCCGGCGATGGCCCAGCAAGACATGTCTGGCCTGTTTGCTGGAGGTATGcccaagctcaagaagcgaggAGGCAACATCAGCTTGACGGACgaccacagcagcagcggtaACTCGTCGCCACCTCAAGGGGGGGCTCCAGCCATCCCGTCGCTGCGAAAAACTTCAGGAGCTCCCTCGGCCCCCGGAGGTTTCGCTCCCCCGCCTCCTCCCGCTCCCCCTGGAGGCGCCCCTGCTATTCCGGGAGCTCCATCTGTGGCCTCCAGCTACAGAAGTGCATCAGCATCTTCTGGTCCcccccctcctcccccccGGAGTGCCCCCGCCTAttcctggaggagctcccCCGCCTCTGCCAGGAAAAGTCAGCACCTCAGGAGGTGCTCCCACTTttggagctcctcctcctccgcctccAGGTGGAGCCCCCGCATATGGAGCTCCCGCTCCTCCTACACCGGGCACTTCATCGCCCAAGCCTCCCCCAAAACCTGCGAAACGTCCCCCGGCCCtcaagcccaagcccaagatCCCTACTCCAGGCTTGAAGCCCGCGGTCCCTACTCCTGGGCAGCGACGATCCGTGAGCCCTTCACCTGGAGCCCCGCCTCCTCCCATTCCCGGTTCTGTGGCGCCGTCAGTGCGCCACGCACCTTCACAGTCAGTGTCTAG
- a CDS encoding uncharacterized protein (Compare to YALI0D26235g, similar to Saccharomyces cerevisiae LAS21 (YJL062W); ancestral locus Anc_1.317, uniprot|Q96X26 Yarrowia lipolytica GPI7 required for addition of a side chain to the glycosylphospatidylinositol (GPI) core structure) has protein sequence MLWKRWTLAVTIVVLQLAAVLLFARGFLPSRVLLPGYTESRVSTEAPFQKAIIMVVDAFRSDFAFSDQSNCPQLHKRINSGGAIPFTAHSTPPTVTLPRIKGLTTGSTPNFLDAVLNIAESDNSSTLANQDSWLAQASRDGRKIHMFGDDTWIKLFPGMFDDCEGTASFFVSDYTEVDNNVTRHIDTQLDQKTEWDVLILHYLGLDHIGHKTGPESPFMPAKQKEMDDIFDKLYNSCDDDTVLILLGDHGMNEVGNHGGSSAGETSAAMVFASPKFETAQLTETAETSPLPWTDTYKYHSRMDQTDLVPTLTALLGLNTPKNNLGVLVSQMLGLWSPEDQLNVLKNNADQMVQILQGQASRESDAKEVYELYDTLNSNPSVKDYYNFLYEAQSYLTHASSNYNTNDMLGGIGLGLLSTILALTVFSALTLAVQGLKRLYLIILLVYFISVFGSSTVEEEHQIWYWITSGWMAFLYISGSRNKFGDGFNWMFVQVFVRMMISWNQTGQKFTKKDDIVTWLSKDGNHPVLWILILVTYGVAFNKVWRYGFSKVESKLAFLLTLITTFASVGFKITQAWEAGEVVPAPLLYLMGLPGTLNEVNARMAGLARFAFSTIAAGSLYRVLSLAGTDKVNLIRDLHAFLTLFLITQSRIQNIPLFMVYYFLEIFLRKATNRSFIFSSRDIYQTEALFQKLVLVLSVSTLLLEQVSFFSMGNSNSMASIDLSNAYNGVTLYQIEFVGVLTFVSNWIGPLYWSTAGLSFLLEDHVRNAIFAKIAEKNNDVKLTTKLVQQALTLRVYVVLAFSSVAISAVMITCFFLREHLFIWTVFSPKLLYQFVWTVLQFALVDVILSSIFVVLVYRSV, from the coding sequence ATGCTCTGGAAAAGGTGGACTTTGGCCGTGACCATTGTGGTGCTGCAGCTTGCTGCGGTGTTACTATTTGCCCGCGGGTTTCTGCCCTCACGTGTCTTGCTTCCTGGATACACCGAATCACGTGTTTCCACCGAGGCGCCTTTCCAAAAGGCCATCatcatggtggtggacgcGTTTCGAAGCGATTTCGCATTTTCGGACCAAAGCAATTGTCCACAACTTCACAAGCGCATTAATTCCGGTGGCGCTATCCCTTTCACGGCCCATTCGACGCCTCCAACAGTCACTTTACCCCGTATCAAGGGTTTGACAACTGGATCGACGCCAAACTTTTTGGACGCGGTTCTCAACATTGCCGAGAGCGACAATTCGTCCACGCTAGCTAACCAGGACTCGTGGCTGGCCCAGGCGTCCCGTGATGGCCGCAAAATCCACATGTTTGGAGACGACACCTGGATCAAGCTGTTCCCAGGCATGTTTGACGACTGTGAAGGAACTGCCTCCTTTTTTGTGTCGGACTACACAGAGGTGGATAACAATGTGACGCGTCATATTGACACCCAATTGGACCAGAAAACCGAGTGGGATGTGCTGATTCTGCACTATCTCGGTTTGGATCATATTGGACATAAGACGGGTCCTGAATCTCCATTTATGCCTGCCAaacagaaggagatggacgaTATTTTCGACAAGCTGTACAACAGCTGTGACGACGACACGGTGCTGATTCTTCTGGGCGATCACGGCATGAACGAGGTCGGAAATCACGGAGGAAGTAGTGCTGGAGAAACATCTGCGGCCATGGTTTTTGCTTCTCCCAAATTTGAAACAGCTCAGCTTACTGAAACAGCGGAGACTTCTCCTCTGCCCTGGACAGACACCTACAAATACCACTCCAGAATGGACCAGACGGATCTGGTGCCTACTCTGACAGCACTTCTGGGCCTCAACACTCCCAAAAACAACTTGGGAGTGCTAGTGTCTCAAATGCTGGGTCTTTGGTCTCCCGAAGATCAGCTCAATGTGCTCAAAAACAATGCAGATCAGATGGTCCAGATTTTACAGGGCCAAGCGTCACGTGAAAGTGACGCCAAAGAGGTCTACGAGCTGTACGACACTCTCAACAGCAACCCCTCAGTTAAGGACTACTACAACTTTTTATATGAGGCCCAGTCGTACCTGACTCATGCATCTTCCAACTATAATACTAACGATATGCTCGGTGGTATTGGTCTGGGTCTCCTATCTACCATTCTGGCTCTGACCGTCTTCTCAGCCCTGACTCTTGCAGTTCAGGGGCTGAAACGGCTCTATCTCATCATTCTGCTGGTCTATTTCATTTCCGTATTCGGCTCGTCtactgtggaggaggagcaccAAATCTGGTATTGGATCACATCAGGCTGGATGGCGTTTCTGTACATTTCCGGCAGCCGTAACAAGTTTGGAGACGGTTTCAACTGGATGTTTGTACAGGTCTTCGTGCGAATGATGATCTCCTGGAACCAAACGGGCCAAAAattcaccaagaaggacgacatAGTTACGTGGCTGTCCAAGGACGGCAACCACCCAGTTCTCTGGATCCTTATTCTCGTCACCTACGGAGTGGCTTTCAACAAGGTATGGAGATACGGATTTTCCAAGGTTGAGTCCAAACTGGCCTTTCTGCTCACTCTCATTACCACTTTTGCCTCTGTGGGCTTCAAAATTACCCAGGCCTGGGAGGCCGGAGAGGTTGTCCCTGCTCCCCTGCTCTATCTGATGGGCCTACCCGGTACTTTGAACGAGGTGAACGCTCGAATGGCCGGCCTGGCTCGGTTtgccttctccaccattgCAGCAGGCTCCCTGTACCGAGTCCTGAGTTTGGCCGGGACCGATAAGGTTAATCTCATCCGCGACTTGCATGCGTTCCTAACTCTGTTCCTCATCACGCAGTCGCGGATCCAAAACATCCCGCTGTTTATGGTGTACTACTTTCTAGAGATTTTCTTACGAAAGGCCACCAACCGGTCCTTTATCTtctcatcacgtgacatttACCAGACGGAGGCACTATTCCAGAAGCTCGTTCTGGTGCTGTCGGTTTCGACTCTacttcttgagcaggtgTCATTCTTCTCAATGGGTAACTCCAACAGTATGGCGTCCATCGACCTGTCTAACGCCTACAATGGCGTCACACTCTACCAGATTGAGTTTGTGGGCGTGTTGACGTTTGTGTCCAACTGGATTGGCCCTCTGTACTGGTCCACAGCCGGACTCAGTTTCCTGCTTGAAGATCACGTTCGAAACGCCATCTTTGCCAAGATTGCCGAGAAGAACAATGACGTCAAGCTGACGACTAAGCTGGTGCAGCAGGCGCTGACGCTGCGAGTCTACGTGGTTTTGGCCTTTTCCAGTGTGGCCATTTCGGCGGTGATGATCACTTGCTTTTTCCTCAGAGAGCATCTCTTCATCTGGACAGTCTTTTCTCCCAAGCTGTTGTATCAGTTTGTGTGGACGGTGTTGCAATTTGCGCTGGTTGATGTGATTCTCAGCAGCATTTTTGTCGTCCTCGTATATAGATCGGTGTAA
- a CDS encoding uncharacterized protein (Compare to YALI0D26147g, similar to uniprot|Q9C2K1 Neurospora crassa ARALAR1 Probable mitochondrial carrier protein) has translation MTDFASNASKSDANGAYMNIDDFVEAIAPQSEDYSKISRNSYAVLFEVADRKKTGKVTEADWNAFVSLLGQPDAEYQIAFKLFDTQRQGAVNFDDFVKTYDEHKSEDALPFDWTSKWVSLYAGKPDNRTPMSYPMFSQMLSGLLGERVRQAFGHYDPNGTGFIDRLQFEEIIRKAASHKLSDKLLNNLHVVCDAKVNGNDTNKISYAQVRALLNVIRHADLIDKLTVVATKNSPDGQVDRIQFMDAASKNTKGSLLSPLEVDILFKLSSLGDSPSLSSEKISVESFKQAFDPLWLSPEARYAKSLGKKVDAAKNALTSPHTFLGEVFESVYNFSLGAMAGAFGATVVYPIDLVKTRMQNQRASTPGQQLLYKNSWDCFKKVIAREGPRGLYSGLGPQLVGVAPEKAIKLTVNDLVRGKAADKNGNITLPWEIIAGGTAGACQVVFTNPLEIVKIRLQIQGEVAKHTDAPKRSAIWIVRNLGLVGLYKGASACLLRDVPFSAIYFPTYAHLKKDYFGEGPNHKLPIWQLLVAGAVAGMPAAYLTTPCDVIKTRLQVEARSGETSYTGLRHAFSTILREEGPAAFFKGGAARVLRSSPQFGCTLAAYEMLHNLLPLPGHGASTEAGYKVPSSSDIPQSPVHHIRSRNALKILLDIDENFGKPGTLTPERAALIPGLKKD, from the coding sequence ATGACGGACTTCGCCTCCAACGCATCGAAATCGGACGCCAATGGCGCGTACATGAACATTGACGACTTCGTCGAGGCCATTGCTCCTCAGTCCGAGGACTACTCGAAAATCAGCCGAAACAGCTACGCCGTGCTGTTTGAGGTTGCTGATCGAAAGAAGACCGGCAAGGTGACCGAGGCCGACTGGAACgcgtttgtgtcgcttCTGGGCCAGCCCGACGCCGAGTACCAGATTGCATTCAAGCTATTTGACACCCAGAGACAGGGCGCCGTCAACTTTGACGACTTTGTCAAGACCTACGACGAGCACAAATCCGAGGACGCATTGCCGTTCGACTGGACCAGCAAATGGGTGTCTCTTTACGCCGGCAAGCCCGACAACAGAACCCCCATGTCGTACCCCATGTTTTCCCAGATGCTCAGcggtcttcttggtgaacGTGTGAGACAGGCCTTTGGCCACTACGACCCCAATGGCACCGGATTCATCGATCGATTGCAGTTCGAGGAGATCATTCGAAAGGCCGCTTCCCACAAACTGTCGGATAAACTCCTCAACAATCTCCATGTCGTGTGTGACGCCAAGGTGAATGGTAACGACACCAATAAAATCTCGTACGCACAGGTCCGAGCCCTGCTCAATGTGATCCGACACGCCGATCTCATCGACAAACTTACCGTTGTGGCTACCAAAAACAGCCCCGACGGCCAGGTGGACCGAATCCAGTTCATGGACGCCGCCAGCAAGAACACAAAGGGCTCTCTGCTGAGTCCTCTGGAAGTTGACATTCTTTTTAAGCTGTCATCTCTGGGCGATTCGCCCTCCCTGAGCAGCGAGAAGATCTCCGTCGAATCATTCAAGCAGGCGTTTGATCCTCTTTGGCTGTCGCCCGAGGCACGGTACGCCAAGAGCCTCGGAAAGAAGGTGGACGCTGCCAAAAACGCGCTCACCTCGCCCCACACCTTTCTCGGAGAAGTGTTTGAGTCCGTCTACAACTTTTCTCTGGGAGCTATGGCTGGGGCCTTTGGAGCTACTGTCGTCTACCCCATTGATCTGGTGAAGACCCGAATGCAGAACCAGCGAGCCTCGACTCCTGGCCAGCAGTTGCTTTACAAGAACTCGTGGGATTGTTTTAAGAAGGTTATTGCCCGTGAGGGACCTCGAGGCCTCTACTCTGGTCTGGGACCTCAGCTGGTCGGTGTGGCACCCGAAAAGGCCATCAAGCTGACCGTCAATGATCTCGTGCGAGGCAAGGCCGCCGATAAGAACGGAAACATCACCTTGCCCTGGGAAATTATTGCTGGTGGAACCGCTGGTGCCTGCCAGGTCGTCTTCACCAACCCTCTGGAGATTGTGAAGATTCGACTCCAGATCCAGGGAGAGGTTGCCAAGCACACCGACGCCCCCAAGCGATCTGCTATCTGGATCGTGCGAAATCTGGGTCTCGTGGGTCTCTATAAGGGTGCCTCGGCGTGTCTGCTGCGAGATGTTCCCTTCTCGGCCATCTACTTCCCTACTTATGCTCATCTCAAAAAGGACTACTTCGGCGAGGGTCCCAACCACAAGCTCCCCATCTggcagctgctggtggcCGGTGCTGTGGCTGGTATGCCCGCTGCTTACCTGACTACTCCCTGTGATGTCATCAAGACCCGTCTCCAGGTCGAGGCACGATCCGGCGAGACTTCATACACTGGCCTGAGACACGCCTTCTCAACCATTCTGCGAGAAGAGGGTCCCGCTGCCTTCTTCAAGGGAGGAGCCGCTCGAGTGCTGCGTTCGTCACCCCAGTTCGGTTGCACATTGGCTGCCTACGAGATGCTGCATAACCTGCTGCCTCTGCCCGGCCACGGAGCTTCCACCGAGGCAGGATACAAGGtcccctcctcctccgatATCCCCCAGTCTCCCGTGCACCACATTAGATCTAGAAACGCCCTCAAGATTCTGTTGGATATCGACGAGAACTTCGGCAAGCCGGGTACTCTGACTCCTGAGCGAGCTGCTCTTATTCCTGGTCTGAAGAAGGATTAG
- a CDS encoding uncharacterized protein (Compare to YALI0D26213g, weakly similar to uniprot|Q96WJ8 Blumeria graminis Protein kinase C-like protein) has protein sequence MGQAQTRLADEDPEEASRRRESFLPQAPPKKPKVPPPYVSDPMMLPSDSSTIDSSASLDNLDNYELLQVVGSGAFSKVRVVRQMTTNNVYALKYSVREDIVKLGRTQLMLNERRILLRLQHPFLCNLHQTFCDSEYLYTLLDLMTGGDLRWHIERKTFSEATIRFWVVEVACAVAYLHEKGVVHRDIKPDNIMLDELGHARLGDFNVACMLPYGEYKTDSGCGTIGYMAPEVVRAKYNHLVDWWSLGAVFYECLYGTVPYRYHSTDEYRRMKLKEHSNLFPVTQPQVSMAAIEALDLLLTVEAQYRLHDVDQLLQLSYFRGFTRLGLEKKLYSQHMDKGVMKEGIGGTNWQGPVFVPDADELNYDESLDVEELLMLDRSLVNDRAQGFKRKKWTSSNRGQVILDEEYVPFERKASLNTSISACDLVTRNWGNRNLSGKSKVAGKRRSGPESGVVAIGKAGKGSRVQPIKQ, from the coding sequence ATGGGACAAGCTCAAACTCGACTTGCGGACGAAGACCCCGAGGAAGCAAGCCGACGACGAGAGTCGTTTCTTCCCCAGGCGCCGCCCAAGAAACCCAAGGTGCCCCCTCCCTACGTATCCGATCCCATGATGCTCCCCAGCGACTCCAGCACCATTGACAGCAGTGCGTCGCTCGATAATCTCGACAACTACGAACTTCTGCAAGTTGTGGGTAGTGGAGCTTTCAGTAAAGTGAGAGTAGTCAGGCAAATGACCACCAACAATGTATACGCTCTGAAGTACTCTGTCCGAGAAGATATCGTCAAGCTGGGCCGGACACAATTGATGCTCAACGAACGCCGAATCCTGCTGCGACTGCAGCACCCATTTCTGTGCAATCTTCACCAGACCTTTTGCGACAGCGAGTATCTCTACACACTGCTGGACCTCATGACCGGTGGAGATCTCCGATGGCATATTGAACGCAAGACCTTTTCTGAGGCCACCATCCGCTTCTGGGTGGTCGAGGTGGCCTGTGCTGTGGCCTATTTGCACGAAAAGGGCGTTGTCCACCGAGATATTAAACCAGACAATATCATGCTGGATGAACTGGGACACGCTAGACTGGGAGACTTCAACGTGGCTTGTATGCTGCCGTATGGAGAGTACAAGACCGACAGCGGTTGTGGAACCATTGGCTACATGGCACCCGAGGTGGTCAGAGCGAAATACAACCATCTGGTCGACTGGTGGAGTTTGGGTGCGGTCTTCTACGAATGTCTGTATGGAACAGTGCCCTACAGATACCACTCTACTGACGAATATCGACGAATGAAGCTCAAGGAACACTCGAACTTGTTCCCCGTGACCCAACCTCAAGTCAGTATGGCTGCCATTGAAGCTCTGGATTTGCTGTTGACAGTAGAGGCTCAGTACCGCCTGCATGACGtggaccagctgctgcaacTCAGCTACTTCCGGGGATTCACTCGACTGGGACTCGAGAAAAAGCTCTACTCTCAACACATGGACAAGGGAGTCATGAAGGAAGGAATTGGAGGAACCAACTGGCAGGGACCGGTTTTTGTGCCTGACGCAGACGAACTCAACTACGACGAGAGTCTTGATGTCGAGGAGCTACTCATGCTGGACCGAAGTCTAGTAAACGACCGAGCCCAGGGTTTCAAGAGAAAGAAGTGGACGTCGTCAAACCGTGGTCAGGTCATTCTCGACGAGGAGTACGTGCCGTTCGAACGCAAGGCATCTCTCAATACGAGCATCTCGGCATGTGACCTGGTCACACGAAACTGGGGCAACAGAAACCTTAGCGGTAAAAGCAAAGTCGCCGGTAAACGACGAAGCGGGCCTGAGAGCGGAGTGGTCGCTATTGGAAAGGCCGGTAAGGGTTCCAGAGTACAGCCCATCAAGCAGTAA
- a CDS encoding uncharacterized protein (Truncated form of YALI0D26191g, similar to Saccharomyces cerevisiae VRP1 (YLR337C); ancestral locus Anc_4.168, weakly similar to uniprot|Q06133 Saccharomyces cerevisiae YLR337c VRP1 verprolin) yields MFGAPMPKSPAAASPGAPPPPPPGAAAPGLAPPAPPAQPPSPGRPSGAPPPPPGPPAPPTDQFHSMILDDGSSSGSHGAPPPPPPSAPPSNGGHSHGAPPPPPPNGGVNRRRDVVQRTSTLGSNNIRTLDTSAYTIAPRAVSTPVGSSSGGGGGSKPPQIKIDDSRWKWRNAHDLPKPRRFEGKTKLYASGRGSSVPLNLAAYE; encoded by the coding sequence ATGTTTGGAGCCCCCATGCCCAAATcaccagctgctgcatcGCCTGGAgctccccctccccctcctcctgggGCTGCTGCACCTGGTTTGGCTCccccagctcctccagcacaGCCTCCGTCGCCAGGACGGCCCTCTGGAGCTCCcccgcctcctcctgggcctcctgctcccccTACAGATCAATTTCACTCAATGATTCTGGACGATGGAAGCAGCAGTGGGAGCCATggtgctcctcctccccctcctccctctGCGCCACCTTCCAACGGAGGACACAGTCACGGAgctccccctcctccccctcccaATGGAGGAGTTAACAGACGTAGGGACGTTGTCCAGCGAACTTCGACTCTAGGATCAAACAATATCCGAACGCTCGACACGTCGGCGTACACCATCGCTCCACGGGCTGTGAGCACGCCTGTAGGCTCTAGCTCTGGCGGAGGGGGAGGTTCCAAGCCGCCGCAGATCAAGATTGACGACAGTCGGTGGAAGTGGAGAAACGCTCACGATCTGCCCAAGCCCAGACGGTTTGAGGGTAAAACAAAACTGTATGCCAGTGGCCGGGGTTCGTCGGTGCCCCTTAACCTGGCTGCCTATGAGTAA